A part of Dermacentor variabilis isolate Ectoservices chromosome 10, ASM5094787v1, whole genome shotgun sequence genomic DNA contains:
- the LOC142559735 gene encoding uncharacterized protein LOC142559735 isoform X1 — translation MCVDNSGRQSAISGRKSGACGDHSQRELQFLSGHIQQLSSSRKQALMLGDLQSTNCSMCGEPGRQQEPQESWTKGASHTSRKTPAFPFFSVINVFSSPPPPYVLEYNGLPDLEAVLSRELLSEYMGKEK, via the exons ATGTGTGTAGATAACAGTGGCAGACAATCTGCTATCTCAG GGAGAAAGTCAGGTGCATGTGGTGACCATTCTCAAAGGGAACTGCAGTTCCTGAGCGGACATATACAGCAg CTGTCGTCTTCTCGGAAGCAGGCACTCATGCTTGGAGACCTGCAGAGCACAAACTGCAGCAT gtgtggcgagcccgggagacagcaagagccgcaggagtcctggactaagggcgcctcccacacaagcagaaagacacctgcttttcctttcttttctgtaataaatgttttttcttctcctcctcctccttatgtCCTTGAATACAATGGTTTACCTGACTTGGAGGCAGTTTTATctcgggagctcctatctgaatacatgggaaaagagaaatag
- the LOC142559735 gene encoding uncharacterized protein LOC142559735 isoform X2: MSTLPHRRKSGACGDHSQRELQFLSGHIQQLSSSRKQALMLGDLQSTNCSMCGEPGRQQEPQESWTKGASHTSRKTPAFPFFSVINVFSSPPPPYVLEYNGLPDLEAVLSRELLSEYMGKEK, encoded by the exons ATGTCCACCCTGCCCCATC GGAGAAAGTCAGGTGCATGTGGTGACCATTCTCAAAGGGAACTGCAGTTCCTGAGCGGACATATACAGCAg CTGTCGTCTTCTCGGAAGCAGGCACTCATGCTTGGAGACCTGCAGAGCACAAACTGCAGCAT gtgtggcgagcccgggagacagcaagagccgcaggagtcctggactaagggcgcctcccacacaagcagaaagacacctgcttttcctttcttttctgtaataaatgttttttcttctcctcctcctccttatgtCCTTGAATACAATGGTTTACCTGACTTGGAGGCAGTTTTATctcgggagctcctatctgaatacatgggaaaagagaaatag
- the LOC142559735 gene encoding uncharacterized protein LOC142559735 isoform X3, which translates to MCVDNSGRQSAISGRKSGACGDHSQRELQFLSGHIQQKASLFIQSHNSPPAMLRTPRQSHTKFNVVIARAVVFSEAGTHAWRPAEHKLQHVWRARETARAAGVLD; encoded by the exons ATGTGTGTAGATAACAGTGGCAGACAATCTGCTATCTCAG GGAGAAAGTCAGGTGCATGTGGTGACCATTCTCAAAGGGAACTGCAGTTCCTGAGCGGACATATACAGCAg aaagcatcgcTATTTATACAGTCACACAATAGCCCACCAGCCATGCTTAGAACGCCACGACAAAGCCACACAAAATTCAACGTGGTGATAGCCCGAG CTGTCGTCTTCTCGGAAGCAGGCACTCATGCTTGGAGACCTGCAGAGCACAAACTGCAGCAT gtgtggcgagcccgggagacagcaagagccgcaggagtcctggactaa
- the LOC142559735 gene encoding uncharacterized protein LOC142559735 isoform X4 → MSTLPHRRKSGACGDHSQRELQFLSGHIQQKASLFIQSHNSPPAMLRTPRQSHTKFNVVIARAVVFSEAGTHAWRPAEHKLQHVWRARETARAAGVLD, encoded by the exons ATGTCCACCCTGCCCCATC GGAGAAAGTCAGGTGCATGTGGTGACCATTCTCAAAGGGAACTGCAGTTCCTGAGCGGACATATACAGCAg aaagcatcgcTATTTATACAGTCACACAATAGCCCACCAGCCATGCTTAGAACGCCACGACAAAGCCACACAAAATTCAACGTGGTGATAGCCCGAG CTGTCGTCTTCTCGGAAGCAGGCACTCATGCTTGGAGACCTGCAGAGCACAAACTGCAGCAT gtgtggcgagcccgggagacagcaagagccgcaggagtcctggactaa
- the LOC142559735 gene encoding uncharacterized protein LOC142559735 isoform X5 has protein sequence MEASSRKFLFEQPFCHRHQHVVRKASLFIQSHNSPPAMLRTPRQSHTKFNVVIARAVVFSEAGTHAWRPAEHKLQHVWRARETARAAGVLD, from the exons ATGGAGGCATCGTCTCGAAAGTTCCTGTTTGAGCAGCCTTTCTGCCACCGACACCAACACGTGGTTAGG aaagcatcgcTATTTATACAGTCACACAATAGCCCACCAGCCATGCTTAGAACGCCACGACAAAGCCACACAAAATTCAACGTGGTGATAGCCCGAG CTGTCGTCTTCTCGGAAGCAGGCACTCATGCTTGGAGACCTGCAGAGCACAAACTGCAGCAT gtgtggcgagcccgggagacagcaagagccgcaggagtcctggactaa